A portion of the Deinococcus peraridilitoris DSM 19664 genome contains these proteins:
- a CDS encoding pyridoxal phosphate-dependent aminotransferase yields MTTSDPILPDSLASVRADVRRTPAYPFTPIDTPVKLDQNESPLDFPEDLKRLALERAVQKPWNRYPDLNADTLREKIAQFEDWDPRGVIVTPGSNVLIKLLTEMSGIGQTVLTVKPTFAVYELEALMLGAKLVEVPLNEDFSLPLQGLERELQGGPGVFYVTEPHAPTGFLDTESDVARLVEAAGERWTTVIDEAYHQYSGSDYRNLARGHENRLIVRTFSKAWGLAGLRLGYALTSPALASELQKLVPAFNINVMTQAAIEVALEYPEYVRERAQATVAERGRMLEALRAHPTWRALPSSTNFFLVRTPDAGAAYQALIDHGVLTRRQDKGYLLEGCLRVSVGLPEENDRFLAAAMQIQAG; encoded by the coding sequence ATGACCACCTCGGACCCGATTCTGCCGGACTCTCTCGCGAGCGTTCGCGCGGACGTGCGCCGCACGCCCGCCTATCCCTTCACGCCCATCGACACGCCGGTCAAGCTCGACCAGAACGAAAGTCCGCTCGACTTTCCCGAGGACCTCAAACGGCTCGCGCTGGAGCGCGCCGTACAAAAGCCCTGGAACCGTTATCCCGACCTGAACGCCGACACCCTGCGCGAAAAAATCGCGCAGTTCGAAGATTGGGATCCCCGAGGCGTGATCGTCACGCCCGGCAGCAACGTACTGATCAAGCTGCTCACCGAGATGAGCGGCATCGGCCAGACGGTGCTGACCGTGAAACCCACCTTCGCGGTGTACGAACTCGAAGCCCTGATGCTGGGCGCGAAGCTCGTGGAAGTGCCGCTCAACGAGGACTTCTCGCTGCCGCTGCAAGGCCTGGAGCGGGAACTGCAGGGCGGACCCGGCGTCTTCTACGTGACCGAGCCGCACGCGCCGACCGGCTTCCTGGACACCGAGAGCGACGTCGCCCGTCTGGTCGAGGCGGCCGGTGAGCGCTGGACGACCGTGATCGACGAGGCGTACCACCAGTACAGCGGCAGCGACTACCGCAACCTGGCGCGCGGACACGAGAACCGCCTGATCGTGCGGACCTTCTCCAAGGCCTGGGGCCTGGCGGGCCTGCGGCTCGGGTACGCGCTGACCTCTCCGGCGCTGGCGAGCGAACTGCAAAAGCTGGTGCCGGCCTTCAACATCAACGTCATGACCCAGGCAGCCATCGAGGTGGCACTGGAGTACCCCGAGTACGTGCGCGAGCGAGCGCAGGCCACGGTCGCCGAGCGAGGGCGCATGCTCGAGGCCCTGCGCGCGCACCCGACCTGGCGGGCGTTGCCCTCCAGCACCAACTTCTTTCTGGTGCGCACCCCCGACGCGGGCGCCGCTTATCAGGCTTTGATCGACCACGGCGTCCTGACGCGCCGACAGGACAAGGGCTACCTGCTGGAAGGCTGTCTGCGCGTCAGCGTCGGCCTGCCCGAGGAAAACGACCGTTTTCTGGCGGCGGCCATGCAGATTCAGGCGGGTTGA
- a CDS encoding GntR family transcriptional regulator produces MGTLQPIEQERVVDTVRTTLRKAILEGDLPAGAHLSVPDLARRLNVSRSPVREAVLQLVAEGLAVEHSRRGAEVARVAGDDLREIQAVRTVLEGLAARLCAAQFTDSDMVELTVILERQADAVRHDDGDQYRELDTAFHTLIVERSGNRRLARMAKLLAAEMRVASRVMAEVPGHAQRGYHEHREICEAIGQRDVDGAERAMRRHLDRVASDTLQRLLQQDKRPNTKISAARANDPPAHSSAPDAPRPSTP; encoded by the coding sequence ATGGGTACGCTACAGCCTATCGAGCAGGAACGGGTCGTCGACACCGTGCGCACCACCCTCAGAAAAGCCATTCTGGAGGGAGACCTGCCCGCCGGTGCGCACCTGAGCGTGCCCGATCTGGCACGGCGCCTGAACGTGTCGCGCAGCCCGGTGCGTGAAGCGGTGCTGCAGCTTGTCGCAGAAGGGCTGGCCGTGGAGCATTCACGCCGTGGCGCGGAGGTCGCGCGGGTTGCCGGTGACGATCTGCGTGAAATCCAAGCGGTCCGAACAGTCCTCGAAGGACTCGCGGCGCGGCTGTGTGCCGCGCAGTTCACGGACTCCGACATGGTGGAGCTTACGGTGATTCTGGAGCGGCAGGCCGACGCGGTCCGGCATGATGACGGTGACCAATACCGCGAACTCGACACTGCGTTTCACACGCTGATCGTCGAGCGCTCTGGCAACAGGCGACTGGCCCGCATGGCCAAGCTGCTCGCCGCCGAAATGCGGGTCGCGTCGCGCGTGATGGCCGAGGTGCCCGGCCACGCACAGCGCGGGTACCACGAACACCGTGAGATCTGCGAAGCCATCGGGCAGCGTGACGTCGACGGCGCTGAGCGCGCCATGCGCCGTCACCTCGACCGGGTCGCCAGCGATACCCTGCAGCGCCTCTTGCAGCAGGACAAGCGACCGAACACCAAGATCTCCGCCGCGCGCGCCAACGACCCACCCGCACATTCCAGCGCTCCGGATGCCCCTCGACCCTCCACCCCTTAA
- a CDS encoding TetR/AcrR family transcriptional regulator yields the protein MTQPKNRREQIYEVAGALFSERGYHATSMRDLASQLGMQGGSLYAHISGKEELLVELVNQAAQQFDASLLPLRAADLTPEEKLREAMRRHIEVVAGNLESATVFFHEWKHLSPEAYGKVTAWRDTIDALYRDLIREGIDKGVFKADLDIKMTAYLLLSAVNWTYTWYRPGGPLNAAQIADQFAVMLLEGLRR from the coding sequence ATGACCCAGCCGAAGAACCGACGCGAGCAGATTTACGAAGTGGCGGGCGCGCTGTTCAGCGAACGCGGCTATCACGCGACCAGCATGCGTGACCTCGCGTCGCAGCTCGGCATGCAGGGCGGCAGCCTGTACGCGCACATCAGCGGGAAGGAGGAGCTGCTCGTCGAGCTGGTCAATCAAGCCGCCCAGCAGTTCGACGCGTCGCTGCTGCCCCTTCGCGCCGCCGACCTGACCCCTGAGGAAAAGCTGCGCGAAGCCATGCGCCGACACATCGAGGTGGTGGCGGGCAACCTGGAAAGCGCCACGGTGTTCTTTCACGAATGGAAGCACCTGTCTCCGGAAGCCTACGGCAAGGTGACAGCCTGGCGGGATACCATCGACGCCCTGTACCGCGATCTGATCCGCGAGGGCATCGACAAGGGGGTCTTCAAGGCAGACCTCGACATCAAGATGACCGCCTACCTGCTGCTGAGCGCCGTGAACTGGACGTACACCTGGTACCGGCCGGGCGGTCCGCTGAACGCCGCGCAGATTGCCGATCAGTTCGCCGTCATGCTGCTGGAGGGCCTGCGCCGGTAA
- a CDS encoding fumarylacetoacetate hydrolase family protein, translating into MKFARFISGGRFLTGQLQRGMLIDHAGEAHDPSQVTFRLPVDPPKVIALALNFNDHAGELGLTQPTEPALFWKPNTTLLPHRGSVIYPRGAEFMHYEVELAVIVGRDARRVKAKDAMDYVGGYTIGNDLVVRDYVTNTFRPPLRGKGWDTFGPLGPYYVTADEVSDPHDLTLRAFVNGELRQEGSTRDMIFSIPELIEHISRFMTLQKDDVILTGTPKGISHVHPGDVMRLEVQGLEALENDVVMETEDAEPIKGREDKEPVWDGR; encoded by the coding sequence ATGAAGTTCGCCCGCTTCATTTCCGGAGGACGTTTTTTGACGGGTCAGCTTCAAAGGGGAATGCTGATCGACCATGCGGGCGAGGCGCATGATCCGTCGCAGGTCACCTTCCGCCTGCCGGTGGACCCGCCCAAGGTCATCGCGCTGGCGCTGAATTTCAACGACCACGCCGGGGAGCTGGGCCTGACGCAGCCCACCGAGCCGGCCCTCTTCTGGAAGCCGAACACCACCCTTCTGCCCCACCGTGGCAGCGTCATCTATCCGCGTGGCGCAGAGTTCATGCACTACGAGGTCGAGCTGGCCGTCATCGTCGGCCGCGACGCCCGGCGCGTGAAGGCGAAGGACGCCATGGATTACGTCGGCGGCTACACCATCGGAAACGACCTGGTGGTGCGCGATTACGTCACCAACACCTTCCGGCCACCGCTGCGCGGCAAGGGCTGGGACACCTTCGGCCCGCTCGGGCCCTACTACGTCACCGCCGACGAGGTGAGCGATCCGCACGACCTCACCCTGCGCGCGTTCGTGAACGGGGAGCTGCGCCAGGAAGGCAGCACCCGCGACATGATCTTCTCGATTCCCGAATTGATCGAGCACATCTCGCGCTTCATGACCCTGCAAAAGGACGACGTGATCCTCACCGGCACCCCCAAAGGCATCAGCCACGTGCATCCCGGCGACGTGATGCGCCTGGAAGTTCAGGGGCTGGAGGCGCTGGAGAACGACGTCGTGATGGAGACCGAGGACGCCGAGCCCATCAAGGGGCGCGAGGACAAAGAACCCGTCTGGGACGGGCGGTGA
- a CDS encoding SDR family oxidoreductase, translating to MNRVLIVTGASRGIGAATARLAAMAGYHVGVNYRNDEAAAREVVAQIERTGGQALAVRGDVSDEGNVAHLFELVGATYGPVSALVNNAGMLERQARVDELDAARLRRVLGTNVIGSFLCAGEAVRRMSTRHGGSGGVIVNVSSRAAVLGSPGEYVDYAASKGAIDTLTVGLAREVAGEGIRVNSVRPGIIDTSIHASGGEPGRVARVAPSVPLGRGGTPEEVARAIVWLLSDEASYVTGTILDVSGGR from the coding sequence ATGAACAGGGTGCTGATCGTGACAGGAGCCAGTCGGGGCATCGGCGCCGCCACCGCCCGGCTGGCCGCGATGGCCGGTTACCACGTTGGCGTGAATTACCGAAACGACGAGGCAGCGGCGCGCGAAGTGGTCGCTCAGATCGAGCGCACGGGTGGGCAGGCCCTCGCCGTCCGGGGCGACGTGAGTGACGAGGGGAACGTAGCGCATCTTTTTGAGCTGGTGGGGGCCACATACGGTCCGGTCAGTGCGCTGGTGAACAATGCAGGCATGCTGGAGCGCCAGGCGCGGGTCGACGAACTGGATGCCGCGCGGCTCCGCCGGGTGCTGGGTACCAACGTGATCGGCAGTTTTCTGTGCGCGGGAGAGGCAGTTCGCCGCATGTCCACCCGGCACGGCGGATCGGGCGGCGTGATCGTGAATGTCTCCTCGCGGGCGGCCGTCCTGGGCTCACCGGGCGAGTACGTCGATTACGCCGCTTCGAAAGGCGCCATCGACACCCTGACCGTGGGCCTGGCGCGCGAGGTGGCGGGCGAAGGCATTCGCGTCAACAGTGTGCGCCCCGGCATCATCGACACCTCGATTCACGCGAGCGGGGGCGAGCCGGGCCGCGTGGCGCGCGTGGCGCCGAGCGTGCCGCTGGGGCGGGGTGGCACTCCCGAAGAGGTCGCCCGAGCGATCGTATGGCTGCTGTCGGACGAGGCGTCTTACGTTACCGGCACGATTCTCGACGTCTCCGGAGGACGCTGA
- a CDS encoding PucR family transcriptional regulator, with translation MDRITAPSGLPVQALLATLRSAKPERELAALMAELTGGEVAIVAPWGEVLAGSAPRAPVRHEVRDEGSLLGTFLLSHRPGDLTLLSLAGEVYTLIVLQRAARVARAAAAGEALLAELLSGSRAPDLAERLGVYGLEDEPYAVGVAELWGRRARSRSARQSLTNDLEGLRVAGDALFHARAHRALSAVRGGRVVWWWTTGEPHGQADALLSALLAFTNEDVRLGISEAHAEVERGNSALTQALLALGSTRSARSCALFSTLDPLHWVLSSLPGGHLRLWRDSLLGPLRKADEDGRLLDTLRAYLHDPDHKSALAERLNIHPNTLRYRLGKIEELLGQPLSHPATLARLYLALGPEA, from the coding sequence ATGGACAGAATCACCGCGCCTTCAGGGCTGCCCGTACAAGCGCTGCTCGCAACCTTGCGCAGCGCCAAGCCCGAACGCGAGCTGGCCGCCCTGATGGCCGAACTGACCGGAGGAGAGGTGGCCATTGTCGCGCCCTGGGGCGAGGTGCTGGCCGGCAGTGCACCCAGGGCGCCCGTCAGGCACGAAGTGCGTGACGAAGGCAGCCTGCTGGGGACGTTCCTGCTAAGTCACCGGCCCGGCGACCTGACCCTGCTGAGCCTTGCGGGCGAGGTGTACACCCTGATCGTCTTGCAACGCGCCGCGCGCGTCGCCCGCGCGGCTGCGGCCGGTGAGGCGCTGCTGGCCGAGTTGCTGAGCGGTTCGCGTGCGCCCGATCTGGCCGAACGGCTTGGAGTGTACGGCCTGGAAGACGAGCCTTACGCGGTGGGCGTGGCCGAGTTGTGGGGCCGGCGGGCACGTTCCCGCTCTGCCCGTCAGAGCCTGACGAATGATCTGGAGGGGCTGCGCGTGGCCGGTGACGCGCTTTTTCACGCGCGCGCCCACCGCGCGCTCTCGGCCGTGCGAGGCGGGCGGGTGGTGTGGTGGTGGACCACGGGCGAGCCTCACGGTCAGGCTGACGCGCTCCTGAGCGCACTGCTGGCCTTTACGAACGAGGATGTGCGGCTGGGAATCAGCGAAGCGCACGCCGAGGTGGAGCGTGGCAACAGCGCCCTGACGCAGGCGCTGCTGGCGCTGGGCAGTACCCGCTCGGCCCGTTCCTGCGCGCTCTTCAGCACCCTCGATCCGCTGCACTGGGTGCTGAGTTCCCTGCCGGGGGGGCACCTGCGCCTGTGGCGTGACAGCCTGCTCGGCCCCCTGCGGAAAGCCGACGAGGACGGCCGCCTGCTCGACACCCTGCGCGCTTACCTGCACGATCCTGACCACAAAAGCGCCTTGGCCGAACGCCTCAACATTCACCCGAACACCCTGCGCTACCGGCTGGGGAAAATCGAAGAACTGCTCGGGCAGCCGCTGTCGCATCCGGCCACGCTCGCCCGGCTGTACCTCGCGCTTGGTCCGGAGGCCTGA
- the hpaE gene encoding 5-carboxymethyl-2-hydroxymuconate semialdehyde dehydrogenase, with product MIQTLDERQQKIQALRTSISERGVKHFIDGAWADSVSGETFETATPIDGSFIASVASGDARDIDLAARAAARAFPAWRDLSGKERRRILNKVADLIEARADEIAHLETLDTGQAIRFMKSAAARGAENFRFFADRAESAQDGLSLPTQGFLNYTIRQPIGPVGVITPWNTPFMLSTWKIAPALAAGCTVVHKPAEWSPVTAMLLAEIMDEAGVPKGVVNLVNGYGESAGKALTEHPDIKAIAFVGESSTGSLITKQGADTLKRYHLELGGKNPVVVFADADLDKALDAVVFMIYSLNGERCTSNSRVLVEQEIYQEFTARVAERARNIRVGDPFDPATEIGPLIHPKHTEKVCSYFTLAAEEGAVIAAGGQVIEGNFVQPTLFTQAASGMRIAQEEIFGPVLTAIPFENDAQALEIANGVKYGLAGYLWTNDLTRAHTFAQQLEAGMVWVNSENVRHLPTPFGGVKASGIGRDGGDYSFDFYMETKNIAISLGTHKTARLGVSQPQPARDEADRKLAE from the coding sequence ATGATCCAGACCCTGGACGAACGACAACAAAAGATTCAGGCGCTGCGCACCAGCATCTCGGAGCGTGGTGTCAAGCACTTCATCGACGGCGCCTGGGCGGATTCGGTCTCCGGTGAGACGTTTGAAACCGCCACGCCCATCGACGGAAGCTTCATCGCGTCGGTCGCCAGCGGTGACGCGCGGGACATTGACCTTGCCGCGCGGGCAGCGGCGCGGGCCTTTCCGGCGTGGCGCGACCTGAGCGGCAAGGAGCGGCGGCGCATTCTCAACAAGGTCGCCGACCTGATCGAAGCGCGCGCCGACGAGATCGCACACCTGGAGACCCTCGACACCGGGCAGGCGATCCGCTTCATGAAAAGCGCGGCGGCGCGCGGCGCCGAGAACTTCCGCTTCTTCGCGGACCGTGCGGAGAGCGCGCAGGACGGCCTGAGCCTGCCCACCCAGGGTTTCCTGAACTACACCATCCGCCAGCCCATCGGTCCGGTCGGCGTCATCACCCCCTGGAACACGCCCTTCATGCTTTCCACCTGGAAGATCGCCCCGGCGCTGGCAGCCGGCTGCACGGTGGTGCACAAGCCCGCCGAGTGGAGCCCGGTCACCGCCATGCTGCTCGCCGAGATCATGGATGAAGCGGGCGTCCCCAAGGGCGTGGTGAACCTCGTAAACGGCTACGGGGAGAGCGCCGGCAAGGCCCTCACCGAGCATCCGGACATCAAGGCGATCGCTTTTGTGGGTGAAAGCAGCACCGGCAGCCTGATCACCAAACAGGGCGCCGACACCCTCAAGCGCTACCACCTGGAACTGGGCGGCAAGAACCCGGTGGTGGTCTTCGCGGACGCTGACCTCGACAAGGCCCTCGACGCGGTGGTGTTCATGATCTACAGCCTCAACGGGGAGCGCTGCACGAGCAACTCGCGCGTGCTGGTCGAGCAGGAGATCTACCAGGAGTTCACCGCGCGCGTCGCCGAGCGCGCCCGCAACATCAGGGTGGGTGACCCTTTTGACCCGGCCACCGAAATCGGCCCGCTCATTCACCCGAAGCACACCGAAAAGGTCTGCAGCTACTTCACGCTGGCCGCCGAGGAAGGCGCGGTCATCGCGGCGGGCGGTCAGGTCATCGAGGGGAACTTCGTGCAGCCGACCCTCTTCACCCAGGCGGCAAGCGGCATGCGCATCGCGCAGGAAGAGATCTTCGGGCCCGTGCTGACCGCCATTCCCTTCGAGAACGACGCGCAGGCGCTGGAGATCGCCAACGGCGTGAAGTACGGCCTGGCGGGCTACCTGTGGACGAACGACCTGACCCGCGCGCACACCTTCGCACAACAACTCGAGGCGGGCATGGTGTGGGTCAACAGCGAAAACGTCCGCCACCTGCCCACGCCCTTTGGCGGCGTGAAGGCCAGCGGGATCGGGCGCGACGGCGGCGATTACAGCTTCGACTTCTACATGGAAACCAAGAACATCGCCATCTCTCTCGGCACCCACAAGACCGCCCGGCTGGGCGTTTCGCAGCCTCAGCCCGCGCGCGACGAAGCCGACAGGAAACTGGCGGAGTGA
- the hpaI gene encoding 2,4-dihydroxyhept-2-ene-1,7-dioic acid aldolase: MLQGSITPLVTPFKNGRIDEAALERLIERQISAGSHGVSVGGTTGEPGTLSVQERKDLIALASRIVSGRVPLLAGTGTLRLDETLEITRFAADLGVAGALVITPYYIKPNQAGLVDFFGKVAASVPELPVVLYNIPGRSGVEIRIDTVAKVREAHPNVVGLKHSSKDVEYVSDLLRAVGRDFKVFCGLEALTFPMMAVGGVGTIAATANWLPRETAELCQLTLDGKYREALEVHFRLLEANDAIFWDTNPIPLKTVLSWMGLCEKEWREPLGPTTPDIEARLRKMAQSCGLLQGELA, translated from the coding sequence ATGTTGCAAGGTTCTATCACGCCGCTGGTCACCCCCTTCAAAAATGGCCGTATCGACGAAGCGGCCCTGGAACGCCTGATCGAGCGACAGATTTCGGCGGGTTCCCACGGGGTCAGCGTGGGCGGCACCACCGGCGAACCCGGCACCCTCAGCGTGCAGGAACGCAAGGACCTGATCGCGCTGGCCAGCCGGATCGTCAGTGGCCGCGTGCCCCTGCTGGCAGGCACCGGCACCCTGCGCCTCGACGAGACCCTGGAGATCACCCGCTTCGCCGCCGACCTGGGCGTAGCAGGCGCGCTCGTGATCACGCCGTACTACATCAAGCCCAACCAGGCCGGCCTGGTGGATTTCTTCGGCAAGGTGGCCGCCAGCGTGCCGGAGCTGCCGGTGGTGCTCTACAACATCCCGGGCCGCAGCGGCGTCGAGATCAGAATCGACACCGTGGCCAAAGTCCGCGAGGCGCACCCGAACGTCGTGGGTCTCAAGCACAGCAGCAAGGACGTCGAGTATGTCAGTGACCTGCTGCGCGCGGTTGGGCGGGACTTCAAGGTGTTCTGCGGTCTCGAGGCCCTGACCTTTCCCATGATGGCCGTGGGCGGGGTGGGCACCATCGCCGCCACTGCCAACTGGCTGCCCCGGGAAACCGCCGAGCTGTGTCAGCTCACCCTGGACGGAAAGTACCGCGAAGCGCTGGAGGTGCATTTCCGCCTGCTGGAAGCCAACGACGCGATCTTCTGGGACACCAACCCCATTCCCCTCAAGACGGTCCTGAGCTGGATGGGCCTGTGCGAGAAAGAGTGGCGTGAGCCCCTCGGACCGACCACTCCCGACATCGAGGCGCGGCTGCGCAAGATGGCCCAGAGTTGCGGGCTGCTGCAAGGAGAGCTCGCGTGA
- a CDS encoding VOC family protein translates to MDIQTLSLRSRDLARQQAFYAGTLGLDTERTGESRLHVHVGTTLLEFVHDPQFAGFYHFAFTVPENQIAEAREWLGRRVTLLTDGQNQELFHSPQFNTHNVYFDDADGNIAELIARHDLPNASTEVFGAGSLLHVSEIGLVVPDVAQYVQHLSTRHGLQPYKGESDTFTAVGTSEGMFITVPEARGWFPVNRPAPCAPFELVARTPRGTFRYTHHCPAQEVSP, encoded by the coding sequence GTGGACATTCAAACCCTCAGCTTGCGCAGCCGTGACCTCGCCCGACAGCAGGCATTTTACGCCGGGACCCTGGGGCTGGACACCGAGCGCACCGGTGAGAGCCGCCTGCACGTCCATGTAGGGACCACCCTGCTGGAGTTCGTCCACGACCCGCAGTTTGCCGGGTTCTACCACTTCGCCTTCACGGTGCCCGAAAACCAGATCGCCGAGGCCCGCGAGTGGTTGGGCCGACGCGTGACACTCCTGACAGACGGGCAAAATCAGGAGCTCTTCCACAGCCCGCAGTTCAACACCCACAACGTGTATTTCGACGATGCCGACGGCAACATCGCCGAGCTGATCGCCCGGCATGACCTGCCAAACGCCAGCACTGAAGTGTTCGGCGCCGGCAGCCTGCTGCACGTCAGCGAAATCGGGCTGGTGGTTCCTGATGTCGCGCAGTACGTGCAACACCTGAGCACCCGGCACGGTCTGCAGCCGTACAAAGGCGAGAGCGACACCTTCACTGCCGTCGGCACATCCGAGGGGATGTTCATCACCGTTCCGGAAGCTCGGGGCTGGTTTCCCGTGAACCGACCCGCTCCGTGTGCACCCTTCGAACTCGTCGCCCGGACGCCACGCGGCACCTTTCGATACACCCACCACTGCCCGGCTCAGGAGGTAAGCCCATGA
- a CDS encoding helix-turn-helix domain-containing protein, which produces MAAPPTVTVKIREALRYALQRAQKTGRTQQLELDQDLFVRIAGTGRRFLLFQLEGEPTTEQAQAVADALGFTLPRFGWHQGETLRSLTVHDASGDTE; this is translated from the coding sequence ATGGCCGCGCCGCCTACCGTGACCGTCAAAATCCGCGAAGCGCTTCGGTACGCCCTGCAGCGCGCCCAGAAGACCGGCCGGACGCAGCAGCTCGAACTCGATCAGGACCTGTTCGTGCGAATAGCTGGAACGGGCCGCCGCTTTCTGCTGTTTCAGCTTGAAGGCGAGCCGACCACCGAGCAGGCTCAGGCAGTCGCCGATGCGCTGGGATTCACCCTGCCCCGCTTCGGCTGGCATCAGGGCGAGACGCTCCGGTCGCTCACCGTGCACGACGCCTCCGGCGACACCGAATAA
- a CDS encoding DUF11 domain-containing protein, with amino-acid sequence MQSRFLFASLAWGLLLAGCGSSTPDSSTAPSTSSHVTLQMAFPVDTHSLRTQGVSGQVTSAKVLIFDEDTNKTVSSVTLSPQNSASTIALANDKTYRFETSALSGATELAWGKLSQKITANVTLDLPVNSILQTASLIEGTQSQAGGTVPLYLNVNGPLGNAVPQGDYSVVYSAQNATVVSESKLGVVVKPTGSGDVTVRASVQGQDANHTTATLSASKVFQPVVQASTPWYGAVTGNWPTRYDFSMTVMGEFWLSGKTQRIPIGTVQNGAVSLNLPDMRGLTGALMIDGRNCTADETGGQFGAFAVSSFPLFGQANTSGRVGGSSIYLSGSDGYYYSSARLLYADRAVQGLYTYTCKESYGYTSSITLNLDLAAGWNVLYSGPNGQWQATRLTDTLPGGLSWRLSDSVRLTDFSLQGNVDVTAPYLGSTVTYTIKVTNAGPDSGSWLYVRGILPSGVSTVSYASSQGSFSGSDNAWYLGELTSGQSATLNVSVKVNSGNGTVSSSPYIDLAETSSSFDKNTLNNRTTITMDVQPQPGASNAVGVKIDTTAPVLTMNDTGTATVGTEIKLSGTVRDAYSYSYDSTHSSGVRRVEVYEGPRLIGTVLAADLKAGSDPQQFVWSQAWTPGQRGPVRLTTLGYDNAGNVSRSELIVQVQ; translated from the coding sequence ATGCAATCCCGTTTTCTGTTCGCTTCACTGGCCTGGGGCTTGTTGCTGGCCGGCTGTGGCTCGAGCACGCCCGATTCCAGCACGGCCCCGAGCACGTCGAGTCATGTCACGCTGCAGATGGCCTTTCCGGTGGACACCCACAGTCTGCGCACGCAGGGTGTCTCGGGACAGGTCACCTCGGCCAAGGTTCTGATTTTCGATGAAGATACCAACAAGACGGTCAGCAGCGTAACCCTTTCGCCACAGAACAGCGCCAGTACCATTGCCTTGGCCAATGACAAGACTTACCGTTTTGAGACGTCGGCACTGAGCGGTGCGACCGAGCTGGCCTGGGGAAAGCTCAGTCAGAAGATCACCGCAAACGTCACGCTCGACCTGCCAGTCAACAGCATTCTCCAGACGGCGAGCCTGATCGAAGGAACACAAAGCCAGGCGGGTGGAACGGTGCCGCTGTACCTGAATGTCAACGGCCCCCTGGGGAACGCGGTGCCGCAGGGTGATTACAGCGTGGTTTACAGCGCCCAGAACGCCACAGTGGTCAGTGAAAGCAAGCTTGGCGTGGTGGTGAAGCCTACCGGTTCCGGTGACGTGACGGTGCGGGCGAGCGTCCAGGGCCAGGACGCGAACCACACCACGGCGACCCTGAGTGCCTCTAAGGTCTTTCAGCCGGTCGTGCAGGCATCGACGCCCTGGTATGGCGCCGTGACCGGCAACTGGCCGACCAGGTACGACTTCTCCATGACGGTCATGGGTGAATTCTGGCTGAGCGGCAAAACGCAGCGTATTCCGATCGGGACCGTGCAAAACGGTGCCGTCAGCCTGAACCTGCCCGACATGCGCGGTCTCACGGGCGCGCTGATGATCGACGGACGCAACTGCACGGCTGACGAGACGGGTGGACAGTTTGGCGCCTTTGCGGTGAGCAGCTTTCCCCTTTTCGGTCAGGCCAACACGAGTGGCCGGGTCGGGGGCAGCTCGATTTATCTGTCTGGAAGCGACGGCTATTATTACTCCTCGGCGCGTCTGCTTTACGCCGACCGCGCCGTGCAGGGGCTTTATACCTACACCTGCAAGGAAAGCTACGGCTACACTTCGTCCATCACGCTCAATCTGGATCTGGCCGCAGGCTGGAATGTTCTTTACTCGGGCCCAAACGGCCAATGGCAAGCCACCAGGCTGACCGACACCCTGCCAGGTGGGCTGTCCTGGCGGCTTTCCGATTCGGTGCGTCTGACGGACTTTTCGCTGCAGGGCAATGTGGACGTGACCGCACCCTACCTGGGCTCCACGGTGACTTACACCATCAAAGTCACCAACGCCGGTCCGGACTCGGGCAGCTGGCTGTACGTGCGTGGGATTCTGCCCTCCGGAGTGAGCACGGTCAGCTACGCCAGCAGCCAGGGTTCATTTTCAGGCAGTGACAATGCGTGGTACCTCGGTGAACTGACGTCCGGGCAATCGGCGACCCTGAACGTGAGCGTCAAGGTCAACAGCGGGAACGGCACGGTGAGCAGCAGCCCATATATCGATTTGGCCGAAACCTCGTCCTCATTTGACAAGAACACGCTCAACAACCGTACCACCATCACCATGGACGTCCAGCCGCAGCCCGGTGCGTCCAACGCGGTGGGCGTAAAGATCGACACCACAGCACCGGTACTGACCATGAACGATACGGGCACCGCCACCGTTGGCACGGAAATCAAACTGAGCGGTACCGTTCGTGACGCCTACTCCTACTCCTACGACTCGACCCATTCATCAGGGGTACGCAGGGTCGAAGTGTACGAGGGCCCCAGGCTGATCGGAACCGTGCTGGCCGCGGACCTGAAGGCGGGCAGCGATCCGCAGCAGTTCGTCTGGTCGCAGGCCTGGACGCCCGGGCAGCGCGGCCCGGTGCGGCTGACGACCTTGGGCTACGACAACGCGGGAAACGTCTCGCGCAGCGAGCTGATCGTACAGGTGCAGTGA